The Cuculus canorus isolate bCucCan1 chromosome 3, bCucCan1.pri, whole genome shotgun sequence DNA window aCTTGTAAAACTTTGAGGAAAATCTTGTTTGTGGTTTCATAACTGAAACATAACTTGAGGTCTTTAGGTATGTTTGAAGTGTCACTGATGTGGTCTTAGTTCCTCCCATCCTTGGCTTTGTCAAGGAGTGCAGGTGTGACTGTGTGTTGATTTTGGCAGAAAGACTTTTGTGGAGTTTCTAGTGTACATGTTTTCTAATGTAGTGTAAGCTTGTTCTTGTTGGTTTAATGTTGTCAAAGCTATTTTAGGCTCTTGACTGCTGCCTTATTGTTGGTATGTGCCAATGCTGTAACATATTCTGCATAGAGCTCAGTAATGCTGAAACAACAGCCtatggaaaagagagaggtCGCTATGCAGCAGGAGTTGGAACTTGTTAGTTCCTGttgaaatgaacagaaaacacaggttCAACaaattcttccctctccctgagCAGAAGGAGTGGACTTATCAGTGAAGGGTACAGTACACAGGCTGATGTGCAGCCTTGTACCGTTGAAGGCTGGagcatttttccctttccttgctAAATGACAGTGTCAAGTAAATACTTGACAAGTATTTAAAAGGGCAAACTTAATTATTTCTGATTCATGAGGCAGCAATCGTAGAAAAATGTGTATCTGTTATCGTTCCTTCTGTCTTCCTATTACTTCTATCTCATTCTTTAGGTCTAGCTTGGGATGTTGGAAAGAATATAATAAATGCTCTAGCGACTGTTTATCCTTGCAACTGCTGTAAAACAGCTCAGGTTAGTTTTGATTGACGACACATCTCTGCTACAGTTGTTTGTCAGcggtttttgtttcttttttccctgtagtTGCTTGTGCTGGATGCCCCGATAGAGACAGAGAAGAGTTGGAATTCATTGGTCATCGGTATGTTCATGCATGTCCATCAAATTAAGACAATAGTAGATGAAATATTGTAGTGATGGTAAGCTCTGCAGATGATTGTTGGGTTGGATTACACCTCTCTTTTAGATGTGTAAATCTAGTAAATGTGTATTGACAGACACCTTCTTAACTGTATTAACAGCTGTGAAAATCCAGTTTGCTCTGTAGCTTTGAGTATTTTCATGCTGTATTATATCACTGAATGTTAACAACAAACATTGTTTCTGGACTCTTTTCATCAACCTAAGAAGAGTGATTTTATTGCAGGTGGCCAGGACAGAACGAAACACTAACAACACTGAATGGCAGAAATAATTGTATTGgtattttgcctttctgtggGCAACACCTTCTGGGTCAAGCTCAGCTTCCTTCCTTAGGTCCGCTGCAGCTGACTGGAACAATATTTACATATGAGCATTACATGCTGGGGTGGAGACGGGACCTTCAGCGTGTCATTGTTAGCATTGCGATTCTATACTTGATCTCAAAAACAGCTCTCACCGGGATGAAAAGTCATACAGCTGAGTAGGATTATAATTCGAAACTATACAAACAACAGCCGTGAAAGTGGGCTTGTTAACTGGCTGATCGTATTTCTGGAGTCACACTGGTGCGGTTAAAACTAGACTTGCAGACAAGCTTGAGTAGCTCCGCACTGTTTTTCCTCCCAATCTTCCTCCTGTTTGACCTCCAGGAGACAGCGTAAATAAAGAGGAACCCATCTCACACATACCATGCTCTtggcaggaaagggaaagatcAAATCTTTATCTAAAACAAACTCCAGTGAACTGACTGTTTGCTGTTTCCTTGCTGTTTCCTGACTGTTTGCTGAAGCGACAGCTGTTTGCTGTTTCCTTGCTGTTTGCACTGGCTGTGTGGCTTGGTGTTCAGAGATGAAATCTTCAAAGTGCAGTGTCTCCAACTTATGGTCCTGCCCTCTGAACTTTGTGCCTGGGTAGTGGGATTATCACACTGACCCCAAGTAGGAAGGACTGCAGTGATCCGGGTGCTCCCCCTGTTCTTGAAGCAGCTCACCAAATGGTCAGGAAAATTAcatgtttcttctcttctttccttgaCATTCAAAAAAATTGTTGCTCAGTCAGTTAAAGTTGTAGAAAGTGACATAGCTCTAAGTGACATTAACTCCCCGTGTGATTTAGAATTTGTGAGGAATTAAAGATATCAGTTGTAAGCCAGCAGCCAGATGGTTTGGGAGTAGCCACGCCATGTTCCTGTGATTGTTGGGAACAAAAAAGGAGTGCTTTGGGATTTTTCACATCTTTGCTTATCTCTCAGTTGCTGTGCATAGATGCATCTACAAGATTTCCAGAGTATTCTGAAATCCCAAAATCTACTCAGCTTTGGTACTGTTCAAGTTATATCACAGATTACAATACCCCATAGAGAATTCAAAAAACTGGATACTGGGTTCAGAAGAAGAATTTCTTGGACCAACTCCTGAATTTAGCATTGGGAGATGTAACTGACCCTGACATAACTGGTGCTGCATAACTGCTTTAAAGCTGAAGTAATGTCTGTTCCTAAGACAGGCTGAAGCCATATCCTGTCTTTTTGGTTTGGcttcttagggtttttttactgtCCTGCCTGATGCTTGGTGTAGCTGCTTATATACTGTGATTTATAGAGCACTTCCTTGAAacaagcaaataatttcttctatcACAAGCCATAAAAGCTAAATACTGGTTTGTGACTGTTACAATATACTGTGGTCATATAATTTGTAATGCTTCTCCATGCCATTTTGCACAGCAGTTCGGAGATATCCCTGAAATTATAGGACCTTTAATGGTGTCACTATTGACGTTACCTGGTAGAGCTCTTCAGAAGTAGGCATTTCGTATAACATTTAATGAATGAATGCTTTATATTGTAAAATACAATCTTTTGATTCTGTAGGGACTTATTGAAAAGGAttcttagttttgtttcatctttccAGATGGAAATGTCAGAAGATGATAGTAATATGGAAGAATACCCCACTGAAATTCATGATTATCTTGCAGCATTTGAAAAATCTCTTGGTTCTGTAGATGAGATGCTGAAAACAATGATGTCAGTTTCCAGGAGTGAGCTTCTCCAAAAGGTAATCAATCTTCCTTTTGACAACCTTTTTGTTATTAATACAAGAATACCTGGGAACTcaaattgaaataaaaggaTCTGTTGGGGTAGCCACTGCGCAGAGAAATAACAAATACGACACTTCCTACCTTTGACACCTAATATTTGAAATTCTTACATTTCTACGATATCCAGGTGGTCTTACAAACtaaatgatgaaataaatgCTCTTCCAAGCTGAAAAGTGATGATCCTATCAGTGAGTCATTTAGGTAGAAGGCATTCTAGCTTTTTCTTGACCTTTCTTTAAGTGCATGCTGAGTGCACTTTCTTAAGGGAGAGGTCATTCACATTTTTGTCTGAGACCTTTTCACAACAAACTTAATGGAACTTGGTATAACCAGAAGGATGTAAAGGTGAATTGACAGCAGTGAGAATTGATCTGATTGTAGAAGTCTAGACTTGCAGAACCTGCTGCTTGAAAAACTGAGCTGTCTCCTCTAGCTATGTTATAAGCACAAGTTTgtaaaatgtggggtttttttttcctgggcatAAAGACAGGGCAAGATACAGCCTGAAGACTTTATACAAGTCTCTCTGTCTTTTAACATTTAAAGCCTAacatgtaatttctttctttagggCAAGAAAAAGCCAGCACATGAGGAAACTTCTTTATTCTCTGAGGATTTCTAACACAAAtaaattatgaagaaaacagtCTTGACAACACTGATCTTTTGACAGTATCCATGTTAGAACTAGCGAGCTGTACAATGATGTTATCAGAGTTTCTGGAAATCctaaaggacaaaaaaaataaattgacttTGACAGTCacggaaaaaaaccctctcattACCTTTGTTCTTCTTCTGCTTTACAGCCCTAAGTATTCCAGCATGTATTGGACACACAGTCTACCATATGAGAGTTAATATTCATTGATTGTCTGTAGCGTACTACATTCACATTCAGTCTTCAGCAGTCTTAAggcctttttgtttttttttttaattccatagacagcaaaagctattttaaattaagtttttgTGGAAAAACAGGGACTTCTGACAATGGGAACAATAGTCTAGGAGTTTATTCTGCTTTTGGCCAAGTGGGACTCTGGCATTTAATATCAGACTGGGAAAATGACATGAATGCTTGCAGAGGAGAGAATGGCTCTGCGGTGGCATGGAAATAGGAGTAGATATGGTCCCTGTGAACTTGTGGTGCACATGTGCTCATTCAGTGTGTGTTATTTTACAAATGCATTCACGGTTACAAAATGTGCACGTTACTAAAATCTGCACATCTTGCTTAAAAGTGTGCAaatgtggtgtttttttcattctagtTAGATCCTCTTGAGCAAGCAAAGCTGGATTTGGTTTCGGTGTACACATTAAATTCAATGTTCTGGGGTAAGTAGGAGGAAAAACTAGTATTTATAATTGCCATTTCAACACCTTCTAGACAGCTACAAACATTAAATAATCACATTTCATAGCCAAATAATTAGAAACTTGCAATTACCCAAATTATTGCCACCCGTAAGGTAAATGATGTTGAACCTCCAAAAATTGGTATGTACAAAAGCTGACTTTGTACATACATGAGGgtgtttgtttctggttttttttttgtggcaatcttttctgtccttttaagGACAGAAAGTTTTAACcacatcagattttttttttttttttgggctGCATATTTGATCATAATAGTTTGTCAGATACTTAACACGACACAATTAACTCCAACTCTTAGTAATGGTTTTATATGGAAACTGCAGTTTTCCCATGTGACTGATTGACTGGATCCCCAGCCATGACAGCCTGCAGTTTCAAAGATAAccatgttcttttttccttgtagtGTATTTGGCTACTCAGGGAATCAACCCAAAGGAACATCCAGTGAAACAAGAACTGGTAAGATTCTTACACTGCATGCACTGTAATATCTTACTTGCCCAGTTAAGTCATATAGAAGTTAAAAGATGATATGTTTAAAATTGATATGTTGCCATGATAGCACCCATATGCTACAGGGTGTTATATAACTGTTCATATGCCCTTCTGGGACCTCTAAATTAAGAGAGTCATATTTTTAGTTCCAAACAGGTTAAAGCAAAGTTATAGAGTCTGCAGAAATTAGAAAAGAACTAGAAGATGAATGGTGTCatgttatcttttctttcctccacctTTGTCTGAGAACTGGATTCTGAACAGAGCAGCTTTTCACTTGTTACtgttaaatggaaaaatgttaCATGTCTGATAATAATTTATAACTTCCAgtatggcattttttttcttacaaatactTGGAATCATGTTAATCTCTGAGGCTGCCTTTTCTTACTTTTGTATGACTCTTAAAAGTATAGTGTGGTTGATTTACTAGCAAAGACGGGAAAGAGCCCCCCTCCGCCTTCCGAGTCCTCCATTAATTCATTTTCTCAGCAGTAAAGAATCCAGTTCAGCAACAAAGCTAAAAGCTTTTTTGGCACCAGTTGTATGTGTATTGTCCAGTAATTCTGCATTAGTGACATATTTACAACCTATAATAAATCTTTCAGGTTTGTCTTTCTACTCCATTTAGATGCATGACTACAGTATAGAAGGCCAGCTATCTTGAAAATCCTGCTGacttaaaaaatcaaatcatttagcctgaagaaaaaacaaaaatcaaaccttATAGCTACCCATTTTAATTCctgtataaataaaattattaaatctaGGCAATTGTAAAATTCTTAGCTTAAATGTAATTCTTACATAACCAGTGGAACGGAAGATAGAACTGAAGGAATATGGATAGCTACCCTGGGTAACAAGaatgcttctatttttaatatcGAGAGGTTTTCAGTAGTCTAGACTatatcatattaaaaaatgaatcagTTAATACTTTATCTTTCAGTcagtttcttgttctttctctatTATATAGCGTCTGAATATTGTGTTGATTTAGCgatactaaaaaataaattttatctcTTCTGCTGTGGATGTTTTATGCTGGTATTTTACTTTACAATTGCCAGTCATTTTAACTCTGAAGAATGAGTGAATTATTGTTTGCTAGATTCTTatccagttttcttccttttacaaaTACCAAGGTGAATGAATGCACATTCCTTCTTTCCAAGAGCATTGTGATGTTCTTAGTCATGTGGAAAGGGGATAAGGAAAAGACTTTGTCacaattgttttgttttttcagaattGCTGTCCTTGTGAACTCCAGGGAACATACAGGGATTCAAACTGTATTAATAAAACTCACATTCGTGCTATCAGAGTTCATTTCTTTTGTGACATTGACATTTGTCAGCTCCATTTTACCATGTTGGTACATGTAGGTTTGCCATATGTTCTCAATAGCTATCTTGGTCACCAGAGAAATATTACAGTCTATCATGATTTCAGACCTCATAAAGCTCTCCTCATTAAAGCTATGTTTTTGATACAGAAAGAGCGGCCAACTTTGTGACACATCAGTTGCTTATAATGGtcactgaagaactgaaaatcaATTCTGTAGTGTAGGTCTCATAACTTTTGTTCCGCATTCAAAACGCTGTCAATGGCTATGTGAGAAATATGTGGGTTACGTGATACCAGCATTTATTTAGTTAGCAGTATCCATAAATGTTCTGTTAATCCACATTTCTAATTACAGTAACACCTAAAGCCCCTAGAGTTGAGGGCTATATTAGACTAAATATGTAGACATGAAATCTGTGTATGTATTCTATGTATTTTACAGGTTTACTGTAACTGTCCTGTCTAGTCAGTGAAGAGAAGCAGGCACTCAGCAGAGGGTGGTTCCCATCATAGAGGAGTTTAGttaccttctcttttctttattgatTTCAGAAGTAGAGGAGGATGAGTTGGCACATAAATGAGATTGTTCAGCTGGGAGGGCGTACTTAGGTGGGGCTGAATCCAAGCCATGCTTTGTTCAAAAAAAGCTACAGACACCAAGTGACTATGGTAGGCTAAGAAAATATCCCCTTGCTTTATGGAATCGTAGTggaaacaggctttttttttgttattgataAAGACTTCTGGTACAGCTGGAAATTCGTCAGGCTGCCTTTGTGACGGTTTCAGGATCTTAACCACAAGACTTCTGTGTAGTTGCACGTGTAGAGCTTGTAACGTCTTTGATTTTGTATAAGATGCTTTTTGGCTTTGCTAGGATGtgttgaattttcctttttgacaGTATAATTCACATATAAATATGTCAAATATCGAAATATTATTTTACCATCCCTATGTAGGCCAAACTACAAACcaaattcagtattttgttttctaacttTGCTTGCAAGAGCAATTCTTGTCTCACTGTAAATTAGATGCAGAGTCTTCATCTCTGTAGGGCTTCATGTTCTTATGATGGTGGATGTTATACAAATATTAGTATGGTAGGTACCTGTGATGGAAAATGTGCAAAAGGGGAAGCCTTGAGTTTGCGAAGAGCCTggtatatatatttaaatgatgCTATTTTCTAGGTATTACAGTTATAGGTATGTACAGTGTGGAGAGCTTCTACTAATTGATTTTATGTTATGAGTGATCTTGGGAGAACAGTTTGAAATACAGT harbors:
- the C1D gene encoding nuclear nucleic acid-binding protein C1D isoform X1 — encoded protein: MMEMSEDDSNMEEYPTEIHDYLAAFEKSLGSVDEMLKTMMSVSRSELLQKLDPLEQAKLDLVSVYTLNSMFWVYLATQGINPKEHPVKQELERIRTYMNKVKEIADKKKASKLDKGAASRFVRNALWEPKDESEHTSKTPARGKKRKMD
- the C1D gene encoding nuclear nucleic acid-binding protein C1D isoform X2; amino-acid sequence: MEMSEDDSNMEEYPTEIHDYLAAFEKSLGSVDEMLKTMMSVSRSELLQKLDPLEQAKLDLVSVYTLNSMFWVYLATQGINPKEHPVKQELERIRTYMNKVKEIADKKKASKLDKGAASRFVRNALWEPKDESEHTSKTPARGKKRKMD